In Allobranchiibius huperziae, the sequence CGTTGACCGTGGCCATGACCGTGTTGCCGGCGAGGGCGAGGATTGTTGAGTGGAACTGTCGGTCTACCGCGATTAGTGCGGGGGCGTCGGCGCCGCGTTGGTAGAGCTCGTTCTGCTCGTTGACTAGAGAAACGAGCTTGTCTCCCTGGTCGATGCGCTCCTGGCAGATCAAACGGGCCGCGTGGGTCTCCAGCAGCAGTCGCACGTCGTAGAGTTCGCGGACTTGGCGGGCGGTGATCTGGGTAATAAGTGCACCGCGACGAGGCAGCAGATCCACAAGGCGTTCCTCGTGAAGGCGCAGGAATGCCTCGTGGACTGGTGTCCGTGACAACCCCGTCGCGTTCGCGACGTCCATCTCGGTGAGCAGGGTGTCGGGCGACACCTTGAGATCCAGGATGAGTTGCTTCAAGTAGCTGTGGACGAAGGTAGTCGCATTGACGCCGTCCGGTCGACGAACGCGTGGCAGGCCGCCGTCGTCCAATCGGACCTGC encodes:
- a CDS encoding GntR family transcriptional regulator, which encodes MRLAQQVRLDDGGLPRVRRPDGVNATTFVHSYLKQLILDLKVSPDTLLTEMDVANATGLSRTPVHEAFLRLHEERLVDLLPRRGALITQITARQVRELYDVRLLLETHAARLICQERIDQGDKLVSLVNEQNELYQRGADAPALIAVDRQFHSTILALAGNTVMATVNDSLGNHHQRTGVLSFTLDRDRCRTAVEQHRHITTALADFDLATAERSLREHLVLGERELERLLAY